A window from Lactiplantibacillus pentosus encodes these proteins:
- a CDS encoding endonuclease III domain-containing protein: MTIETLYQQLLAAMGPRHWLEDGVPPAETPWEILWGGILVQNTNWRNVDYALANLKTATGFDPERLLALSDETLTKLVKPAGFYTRKVPTLKSLAAWCGRYEFDLARMRALPATQLRSELKALRGIGDETADYFSMYVFHQPTIIVDTYLRRLFTWLNQPLPSNYMRAQQLIMQAWDYDLTTAWEFHALVVDFGKNVKTAADFAHSSLATQRLTLDSKGLAN, translated from the coding sequence ATGACAATTGAAACCTTATATCAACAACTATTAGCGGCGATGGGCCCGCGGCATTGGCTCGAAGATGGTGTCCCACCGGCCGAAACGCCGTGGGAGATTTTATGGGGTGGCATCCTAGTTCAGAACACCAATTGGCGCAATGTGGATTATGCGCTGGCGAATTTGAAGACGGCGACCGGCTTTGACCCTGAACGGCTACTAGCTTTAAGTGATGAGACGCTGACGAAATTGGTCAAACCCGCGGGCTTCTATACGCGCAAGGTACCGACATTGAAAAGTCTGGCGGCGTGGTGCGGCCGATATGAGTTTGATCTGGCACGGATGCGGGCGCTACCGGCAACGCAGCTCCGCAGTGAATTGAAGGCGTTACGAGGCATTGGCGATGAGACGGCTGACTATTTTAGCATGTACGTCTTTCATCAGCCGACGATTATCGTTGATACGTACTTGCGGCGCTTGTTCACATGGCTCAACCAACCGTTACCAAGTAACTACATGCGTGCGCAGCAGTTGATTATGCAGGCGTGGGACTACGATTTGACGACGGCATGGGAGTTTCACGCGTTGGTCGTGGATTTCGGCAAGAACGTCAAGACCGCGGCTGATTTTGCACACTCATCCTTGGCAACGCAACGATTAACACTTGATTCTAAAGGTTTGGCAAACTAA
- a CDS encoding NADPH-dependent FMN reductase encodes MKIVALVGSIRRSSYNRRLATFVQKRYANQMDVTIPNLSELPYYDQDIELEAPADVQAFKQSVLAADGVIFVTPEYNHSIPGVLGNAIDWLSRVERPLIGKPAMILGATMGPLGTVRAQSHLRQILDSPGVGMRVLPGDEFLLSTVQAKMNAAGQITDDKVVAWLDHCVADYLKFAHQLAVRD; translated from the coding sequence ATGAAGATTGTCGCACTTGTCGGAAGTATTCGACGTTCCTCGTATAACCGGCGACTGGCAACGTTTGTCCAAAAACGTTATGCAAATCAGATGGACGTCACGATTCCGAATCTCAGTGAGTTACCTTACTACGATCAGGATATTGAATTAGAAGCACCGGCGGATGTTCAGGCATTCAAGCAGTCAGTCTTAGCAGCCGATGGTGTGATTTTTGTCACACCGGAATACAATCATAGTATTCCTGGGGTGCTGGGCAACGCCATTGACTGGTTGTCACGTGTCGAGCGACCGTTGATCGGTAAACCGGCGATGATTCTAGGCGCGACCATGGGCCCCCTAGGAACCGTACGGGCGCAGAGTCATTTACGCCAAATCCTAGATTCACCAGGCGTTGGCATGCGCGTCTTACCGGGCGATGAATTCTTGCTAAGCACCGTTCAAGCCAAGATGAATGCCGCTGGACAGATTACGGATGACAAAGTGGTGGCATGGCTCGATCATTGTGTTGCAGATTACCTTAAGTTTGCTCACCAATTAGCTGTTCGCGACTAA
- a CDS encoding Fur family transcriptional regulator, with translation MAEDMLTQALQQLKDHKIRVTPQRQIILNYLITHHNHPSVETIYQELASQLPNLSLATVYNTLKLFVDLGIVIELQNGDAGTHYDFFGRPHYHVVCENCGKITDVFEPDLRSVEAKAAELSGYLVTGHNMEVYGLCPDCQKLLNVTKTTDLKRLKLTHSE, from the coding sequence GTGGCAGAAGATATGTTGACCCAAGCCTTGCAGCAATTAAAGGACCACAAGATTCGTGTAACGCCGCAACGGCAAATTATTCTTAACTATTTGATTACTCACCATAATCATCCATCCGTCGAAACAATTTATCAGGAGTTAGCAAGTCAGTTACCTAATCTTAGTCTCGCAACCGTGTATAACACCTTAAAACTCTTCGTGGACTTAGGGATCGTCATCGAGCTCCAAAATGGCGATGCCGGCACCCACTACGACTTTTTCGGGCGCCCACACTATCACGTTGTTTGTGAAAATTGCGGTAAAATCACCGACGTTTTTGAGCCAGACCTCCGCAGTGTCGAAGCCAAGGCCGCGGAACTCTCCGGTTATTTAGTCACGGGCCACAACATGGAAGTCTACGGATTGTGCCCTGACTGCCAGAAATTGCTCAATGTTACTAAGACGACTGATTTGAAACGGTTGAAGTTAACGCATAGTGAATAA
- a CDS encoding bacteriocin immunity protein: MQKEVELRQQAQRDIQGLIVKLSEWPDQSGDLLDIIDVLAQVDKKIGTVRNPEALVNRLVNYIRSVAIKGRLHFPDDEEKLMIDLGTVGQKAGLNGAYMADFSDKSQFYGMLEEVPQH; this comes from the coding sequence ATGCAGAAAGAAGTAGAATTGCGGCAACAAGCACAACGGGATATTCAAGGACTGATTGTCAAATTGAGTGAATGGCCTGACCAATCGGGGGATTTGTTGGACATCATCGACGTTCTCGCGCAAGTCGATAAAAAGATCGGAACGGTTCGGAATCCGGAAGCACTGGTCAATCGGCTGGTCAACTATATCCGAAGTGTTGCCATTAAGGGCCGGTTGCATTTTCCTGATGACGAAGAAAAACTCATGATTGATTTGGGAACCGTTGGTCAAAAAGCTGGACTAAACGGCGCCTACATGGCTGACTTTTCCGATAAATCACAATTTTACGGGATGTTGGAAGAGGTGCCACAACACTAG
- a CDS encoding PLD nuclease N-terminal domain-containing protein, with protein MHLCGHHKQERRAMPPKVKRRLQQRLLPIAALEITATTIVVADVLRAKSFRHGHRLGWLLLAFVQPFGPWLYFMFGQER; from the coding sequence ATGCATTTATGTGGTCATCACAAACAAGAACGGCGTGCAATGCCACCGAAAGTCAAACGGCGCTTACAGCAACGCTTGCTACCGATTGCGGCATTAGAAATCACGGCAACGACGATTGTGGTCGCGGATGTGTTACGGGCGAAATCGTTCCGGCATGGTCATCGCTTAGGATGGTTACTGCTAGCATTTGTTCAACCATTCGGCCCATGGCTATATTTCATGTTTGGTCAAGAACGTTAG